The sequence below is a genomic window from Candidatus Thermoplasmatota archaeon.
CGCCGTCGTCTCCGGCGCCTACGAGGGAATCCCCGGGAAAGGCAGCGCCTTCCGCGCCATCTTCGAGGCCGCGCGCCGCCTTGGCGTGAAGGCCTGCGTCATGGTCGACAGCGACCTTCGCAGCATCACGCCCGAATGGATCGAGATGCTCGCCGGCCCCGTCCTCCTCAAGAACTACGACTTCGTCTGCCCAAGCTACGCCCGGCACAAGTACGACGGCACCATCACGAACATGGCCGTCTACCCGCTCACGCGCGCCCTCTACGGGAAGCGCGTCCGACAGCCCATCGGCGGCGACTTTGGGCTCTCGGGCGCCATGGCCGCGCACCTTGCGGACCAGAACGTCTGGGACACGGACGTCGCCCGGTTTGGCATCGACATCTGGATGACGACGACCGCGCTCGTGTCCGGGCGGCGCATCTGCCAAGGGTTCCTCGGCGCGAAGGTCCACGACGCAAAGGATCCGGCGAAGAACCTCGGCCCCATGTTCTCGCAGGTCATGAGCACGCTTCTCGCTCTTGCGCGCAACAACGTGGACGCGTGGGCAAGCGTGCGCGGAAGCCAGCCCACGCCCATGTTCGGCTTCAAGAGCGAGATCGCGCCCGTTCCCGTCGAGGTGAGCGTTCCGGCCATGGTCGACCGCTTCCGCGAGGGGGCCGCCAAGGCCGCGCCCGTCTGGAAGCGCGCGCTCTCGCCGGAGACCCTCCAAGGGGTCGAATCGGCCGCCGCGCACCCGGATCCCTTCGTCTTCCCCGCCGAGCTTTGGGTTCGCGTCCTCTACGAGACGACCGTCGCCTACGGGCAAGCGGAGCTCTCCCCGTCAGGGTCGGCCACGCGCGCGGCCATCCTCGACGCGCTCGTCCCGCTCTACTTCGGCCGCACGGCCGGCTACGCCATCGAGACGAAGGACATGACGACGGCCGAAGCGGAGCTCATCGTCGAGCGCCAGTGCGCCAAGTTCGAGGAGCTCAAGTACACGCTCGTCGAGCGGTGGAAGGAGCGGGTCGGGGGCTAGTCGCCGCGAAGGACGCGCGCCGCCGTCTCGGGCGCCACGGGGTTCACGAAGGCGCCCGCGCCGCGTTCGAGGCCGCCCAGCGTCTCGCCCACCGGCAGGATCTCCACGTGCCAGTGGAAGGCGCCCGCGTCGCGCTGCGGCGCCGTGTGCAGGACGAGGTTCAGGTCCGGACGCCCGTTTGCGCCGCGGATCCGCGGGAGCAGCCGGCCCAAGGCTTGCGAGAGCGAGGCAAGATCGTCGTCGGAGGCTTGCGCGAAGCGAGCGTCGTGCCGCGCGGGGGCGATCCAGGTCTCGAACGGGAAGCGCGGGGCGGCGGGACAGAACGCGACGAGCGTGCCGTCCTCGATCACCCGCGCGAGGTCGGCCCGCGCGGCCGACAGCTCCTCCTCGATCGCGCAGCGATCCGACGCGGCCTCGTCGGCCACGCGGGGCGGAACGAAGGGCAATCCGACGATCTGGGAATGCGGGTGCGGTTGGCTTGCGCCCGCCGCGCCCCCGTCGTTTCGGAAGAGCACGACCGACGCCACGTCCGAGCGGGCCTCCGCCGCGGCCACGCGCTCGCGCCACAGGCCAAGCGCCTCCGTCCGCGCCTCGACCGAAAGCGACTCAAGCGGCGCCGCGTGGGCGGGCGACTCGACGACGACCTCGTGCACGGCCGACAGCGGAAAGGCGTTCGGGAACGCCCGCGACCGCCAGCCCGGCTTTCCGGGGGCTCGGCCGGGGGGGCCGCGTGACGACGTCTCGGGCGGCGTGCGGTGCTCCTGACCGGGGCAGAAGGGGCAGGCGTCGGCCGGTGACCCGGACGGACGCGCGCGGCGGCCGGGAGCGACGATGACGAAATCGCGGCCGGACTTCGAGATTCGAGCGTCCATCGGGGCTCCGTCGCCAAAGGGCGGCCGGCTACATCGCGCTTGCTTTCCACGCCTCTTCGGAATTCCCGCTTTGGCCGCCCGGTAGCTTTTATATCCTGCCTTTGTCATGGGACGCCCTTGCGAGGGGAAAACGACGTGACGGTTCCGCCCCGGGAAGTCGTGGAGCTTTTGGGCGGCGACGAGGCGCTGACGTTCTACCGCCGGCTCGTCGAGCTCGACACGACGAACCTCGAAGACATGAAATCCGGCCGGGTCGAGAAGCGGAACTACCAGGAAGCCTGCGAGCTCGTGAAGTCGCAGGCGCAAGCCTGGGGCTTCTCCGCCCGCATCTTCGACCCCACGAAGGACCCCGACAACGTCTTCCCGCACCACCACGGCGCTTCGCGACCCACCGTCATCGTCGACTACGACGTCGGCGCGCCCGAGCGTCTCCTCATCCTCGCCCACTACGATTGCGTGCCCGTGCCCGAGGCCCAGGCGCGCCTCTGGAAGTACCCGCCCCACAAGCTCACCTGGGCCGGCGACCGGTTCTACGGCCGCGGCAGCAACGACGACAAGGGAAGCGGCGTCTTCTGCACCCTCCAAGCGCTGCGCGAGCTTCGGGAAGCCGGCGCGCGCAAGGTGAACGTGCGCATGATCGCCGCCTGCGACGAGGAAACCGGCGGCTCCGGCGGCCTTGGCGCCATCCTCGCCAAGGACGCGATCTCGCGCAAGCGCGGCGAAAAGCCCATCCTCGACGGGCACCTTGCCATGCTGCCCGACGCAAGCCCAAACGTGCTCGCCGGATCGTCGGGCGTCACGTTCGTCGACCTTTCGATCGCCAACCCCGCGCCCGCCGCGAACCTGCCCAAGCTCCTCTCGCGCCTCCTCGAGTTCCGCGCCGTGGCCCAGGCGCGCAAGAGCCAGCTCGACAGCGGCGACTGGCCCGACGAAGGCGCGCCCGACCCCAAGATCACGGGACGCTTCACCGTGACGAAGCTCGACTGGCAATCCGCCTCCGAACGCAAGGGCTTCCGCGTCCGGCGCATCCACGCCGAGACCGACTCCTACAACACGATCCCCGAGATCGTGACGCTCGAGTTCGACGCCACGCCCGAAGGCTACGCCGTCGTCCAGCGGCGCATCGCGGCGCTGCCGCCCGATCTTGCCAAGCGCGTCGAGATGAAGCCCGCCAAGGAGAACGGCGTCGTCGAGGGCACGATCCTCCTCCACGGCAAGGGCGGCCACGGCGGATACCCTCACCGCTTCGACAACCCCGTCCACCACGCCGCGCCCATCCTCGATGCGCTCTTTGGCGCCGACCCCCTTGCAACCGGAACGGGCAACCTCGGCTTCGACATGCGCACCATCCCCGAGGAGGACCCCAAGCACCAGTTCGCCCTCTTCGAAAAACACGCGCAGGCGGCCATCCGCGAGCTCTCGCCCGGCGCCACGCTCAAGCTCCCCGACCACGGCATGCGGCCCGGCTACTTCGTCCCCCCCGACAACGCGGACGTGCAGCTCCTGAAGCGCGCCTTCGAGGCCGTCTCGGGCAAGCCCTCCCGCGTCATCGGCGAGTACGGCGGCACCGACGCGAGCTTCTTTGCCGGCGTCCCCACCGCCACGGGCAAGCCCATGGTCGCGCTTCTCTTTGGCAGCATGGACAACGAGGCGAACATCCACTCCTGGAACGAGAACGCCAAGCCGCATCTCCTGCGGCAGAACATCGACGTGATCGCGTGGATCGCGAAGAACTGGCAGCCCCACGCGTAGCCGCCGCGCACGCCGGCGCGCTCGACGCGGAGGTCGTCTCGCAGATCGGGAAGGAAGTCGAGCTCGCCCACGCGCTCTCCAAAAACGGCGTCGACCCGCACCCCCTCGTCTACGCGCTCGCCCGCGGCTGGAACGGCGCCACCGTCGGCGAGTCCGACGGCCTCTACGGCGGCGAATCCGAAGGCTACACCGTCATGCTCGCGCGCCGACAGGGCCACTTCACGATCGTGCGCTTTGGCCGCACCGACGGAAGCGAGCTTGCCCCGCGCGCGGTCCTCCGCATCCTGCGGCTTGCCAACCGGCTCGAAGGCCGCGAGGGCGAGCTTCCGCTTCCCGACGCCGTCGCCGCGCTGAACGAGGCCCTTGCGCCCGAAAACCTCCGTC
It includes:
- a CDS encoding glycosyl transferase family 2, which produces MPTVPLLDSEAETRLEEIGSADVLVGIPSFNNARTVGHVVRAVQYGLAKYFPQERAVILNSDGRSEDDTRRVVRETSVYSNIDSLLIRHPVRPCAVVSGAYEGIPGKGSAFRAIFEAARRLGVKACVMVDSDLRSITPEWIEMLAGPVLLKNYDFVCPSYARHKYDGTITNMAVYPLTRALYGKRVRQPIGGDFGLSGAMAAHLADQNVWDTDVARFGIDIWMTTTALVSGRRICQGFLGAKVHDAKDPAKNLGPMFSQVMSTLLALARNNVDAWASVRGSQPTPMFGFKSEIAPVPVEVSVPAMVDRFREGAAKAAPVWKRALSPETLQGVESAAAHPDPFVFPAELWVRVLYETTVAYGQAELSPSGSATRAAILDALVPLYFGRTAGYAIETKDMTTAEAELIVERQCAKFEELKYTLVERWKERVGG
- a CDS encoding M20/M25/M40 family metallo-hydrolase; amino-acid sequence: MRGENDVTVPPREVVELLGGDEALTFYRRLVELDTTNLEDMKSGRVEKRNYQEACELVKSQAQAWGFSARIFDPTKDPDNVFPHHHGASRPTVIVDYDVGAPERLLILAHYDCVPVPEAQARLWKYPPHKLTWAGDRFYGRGSNDDKGSGVFCTLQALRELREAGARKVNVRMIAACDEETGGSGGLGAILAKDAISRKRGEKPILDGHLAMLPDASPNVLAGSSGVTFVDLSIANPAPAANLPKLLSRLLEFRAVAQARKSQLDSGDWPDEGAPDPKITGRFTVTKLDWQSASERKGFRVRRIHAETDSYNTIPEIVTLEFDATPEGYAVVQRRIAALPPDLAKRVEMKPAKENGVVEGTILLHGKGGHGGYPHRFDNPVHHAAPILDALFGADPLATGTGNLGFDMRTIPEEDPKHQFALFEKHAQAAIRELSPGATLKLPDHGMRPGYFVPPDNADVQLLKRAFEAVSGKPSRVIGEYGGTDASFFAGVPTATGKPMVALLFGSMDNEANIHSWNENAKPHLLRQNIDVIAWIAKNWQPHA